TGCCCGTGTATGAATTTGATTTGATGATCTAAATTTGATATTGCAGACGTGATGCTCGGAAAGTTGTTTATCTGCAACATGGGGTTTTTGATTCATCCATGGGGTGAGCCACATGTCTGTGTTCATTCTTCATGTCACATTTTCTCTCTGTATATGATTATATACATTTACGCATAGTCTAAGTTGGGGTTAAAATGAGCAGTGATATTTATTTTGTCGACAGATTGTTATGTTGTCCTTTCTGGTTCTTCAGGTTTATAACTAGTATTAGTATAAACTAAATGATGTTTGGAAGGCATACTAATCAATTggcatttaaaaatttatgaagtGATTTATTATTGTATCTGGGTTGTGTATATTATAAGCAACAATTAGAGGGGAGATggcttcttattttcttttttatttcttttactccctccgtttcaaaaaggatggcctagtttgacttggaacggagttaaagaaaagaaaaaggactttttaatcttgtggttctaaattaaagttatgtcaaatgtaccaaaacgccctttaatcttgtggtcttaaacatgccacgtggaaagttaaagttaaagtgttgccaaaaaaagaaaggggacattctttttgaaacaaactaaaaaggaaatagggacattctttttgaaatggagggagtaatatttgatttaaaaaattggcTGGCATGGGCATCTGTGAGGGGTTAAACCTTGCTATGCATTATGTGCCTATTAATTCAGCTGGGATAGTGGACTGAGATTATGAATAAATGTCCATCTGGATTCAGTACTACACTTCATTTAATCTTGTGCGGTCAAAAGTTGAACGGCTTGTGACTGACCTGGCTTTTGCTTAATCAAAGTGatccaatttaatttttaagtgtATATTCTGTATCAGCCCTTGAAAGGTAAGTCGTGTTATCTGTAGCCAAAGATGATCAATTGTTTGAACATGAGATTAAGAATTATTATCCCTTTAATTTTGTGGATCTTACTGAAGTATGCCGTCAAAATTGCTAGAGAGCTGACCAGTGGATATCTTTCTCAATGCATGTTTTGATTGCTTTAAGACGTGCTAATCTGTCAGTTCTtagatttctttttcctttttgttgcTAAGATTGTAGTTTTGATCAGTTACGATTGTCAACTACATAGACATTTAGTTCATCTTACATCTTTACACGGTGACCTGACTTTACAGTTGGATATCGAATGGAGTTGTTGGCTCTCCTGCATTTGCAGCCTATGATCAAGGTTTGTCCTTTTGATTTTTTAGCGAATGTCTCTTGGTGCAATATACTATGGTTGTTTTCCTTACCGGGATAATTAAGTGACATATTTCTCTTTCAGGGTATGATGTTTTCCTTGGAAATTTTCGCGGACTGGTTTCGAGAGAACATGTTGATGGCAATATATCCCCACGACAGTAAGTGCGCTACTTCATGCAGCTCCCATTATGTCGGAAGTACCTTTATCCATATTCTCTGTTCTTGGAATGGTATCAGTTTTCTATATATCTAAGCATTGCTAAATTTCTCGCAACTTTTATTTTCtgtatgttgcatgtgcatgtaGATACTGGAGGTACTCCATAAATGAGCACGGGACACAAGATATACCTGCGATCATACAGAAGATCCATGAAATAAAAGTTTCTGAATTGAAAAACAGCCAAGCGGGTTTTGAGGAAGAGTTTGAGAGTGATCAACCATACAAGCTCTGTGCTATTTCCCATAGTTTGGGTGGAGCTGCTATTCTGATGTATGTCATAACCCAGCGAATTGAGGAAAAACCCCATAGGCTTTCAAGATTAATCTTGTTATCACCTGCTGGCTTCCATCATGATTCAAATATTGTTTTCACGGTTATGGAGTACGTATTCCTAGTGTTATCTCCTTTACTGATGCCCTTTGTGCCAGCTTTCTATATACCTACTCGTTTTTTCCGCATGCTGGTCAATAAGTTGGCACGGGACTTCCATAACTTACCTGCAGTTGGAGGCCTTGTGCAAACCCTGATAAGTTATGTGGTTGGTGGAGACAGTTCAAACTGGGTTGGAGCTCTGGGGTTATCACATTACAATATGAATGATATGCCAGCTGTTTCATTTTGCGTGGCACTTCACATGGCACAGATCAAACGCAGCCGTAAATTTATCATGTTTGACTACGGTAGTGCAGCTACAAACATGGAAGTCTATGGATCCTCACAGCCCTTGGATTTGGGGGAGTACTATCTCTTCATTGATATTCCAGTTGACCTTGTTGCTGGGCAGAAGGACAACGTCATCAGGCCGTCCATGGTTAGGAAGCATTATGACCTGATGACTGATGCAGGTGTAGATGTATCATATAACGAGTTTGAGTATGCGCATTTGGATTTTACGTTTTCTCATCGTGAAGAACTACTCGCATATGTAATGTCCCGGTTAATGCTAGTAGGGTGTTCGTCAGAGAAACTAGCTGGGCAGAAATCATTGAGGAATCAGAAAAATGAGGTACAATCGAGCAGCCATTGAAGCGTAATGCTCCATAAGCCTAGGGACATTTTACTTCTGGAGGTGCTTTCAAGTTGTTGTTTTTTAATGTTGTAAAACATTTTAGGGTAGAGATATGAAAATCTACAGAACACAGTATCACCACCGTGTGTGAGGCGGGAGCCCCAATAAAAGCTTTACAAAAATGGGTGATCAAAAGATCGTACTtcctcacttttttttttctatgggGAAGGGATCTATCTATGTATAAGCCAGTTATATGCATATTGTTTCTTTATGTTGTAAGCATCAGAATTTTGTGATTATTGTATTTCTGTTCTGATTTTCAAGATGACCTTTTcctaatattattttaggtt
This portion of the Solanum pennellii chromosome 12, SPENNV200 genome encodes:
- the LOC107005519 gene encoding uncharacterized protein LOC107005519; the protein is MQRLVDHVLAVTKESVKTFTYESLNNVVRLINGVSALLLTILPGNSSILEGIHGWELRPAFRGPRLPRWMEDGVSSFNQFIHELSVEPNASSSVEYSSQEDVDENIGPMSPPLQSSRASRVSSFTRKSSSWVHLLRYIFSWFLFPIKFMLGIPLYLYGSRTTSGSLQSSPLQATKRLQSLKDHFVQRATDRRRGVVEDLHLAIEIIIETIFGFAHKAVHRLLSPIVTVTEVVKWFFSCMSGPENVPADGSGVSVPTDTLSENDPTPRERKTGFYHSLNTDSRTCQDVITELGYPYEALRVVTSDGYILLLERIPRRDARKVVYLQHGVFDSSMGWISNGVVGSPAFAAYDQGYDVFLGNFRGLVSREHVDGNISPRQYWRYSINEHGTQDIPAIIQKIHEIKVSELKNSQAGFEEEFESDQPYKLCAISHSLGGAAILMYVITQRIEEKPHRLSRLILLSPAGFHHDSNIVFTVMEYVFLVLSPLLMPFVPAFYIPTRFFRMLVNKLARDFHNLPAVGGLVQTLISYVVGGDSSNWVGALGLSHYNMNDMPAVSFCVALHMAQIKRSRKFIMFDYGSAATNMEVYGSSQPLDLGEYYLFIDIPVDLVAGQKDNVIRPSMVRKHYDLMTDAGVDVSYNEFEYAHLDFTFSHREELLAYVMSRLMLVGCSSEKLAGQKSLRNQKNEVQSSSH